The genome window TGTTCAATTTCTTATCCGATCCAATTACTACAAAAGTCACAGAAGGTAAGACACAGGCAGCTAGTCACATTTCCATCATCCCCTATTATATGACCTTGTTGTTATCGGTTATTTCTTTTGTGATAGCTATGACGATCGGACGCTTTGTTAAAGATAGACAGGAAAGGGAAGAAACTGATCTTTTGACAACGAAAAAGTGGGACTTGAAGCTTCAAAGTTTCTTACCGACAATCATAACAGCTACTGTTGGTTCGATTTTGTTTTCAGGAGTTACAATAGGAGTAGCAACAGCAGCTAATGGATTCTTATGGTTCATTTATAGCTTTATGTTAATGGCAAGCTTGATTTTAGTGCTATCTTACAGCTTGAAGAAAGCTCCGTATCCGACTTATATTGTATCTGCATCCCTCTTAGGTTTTTATCTCCTACTAACTCCTATTTTGGGAGTGGCAACTCAATCAGGAAGTTTCCTTAATTTCTTATATCGACTGTCTCCGTTACAAAATATTGAAAACGGCTTTAGTTATCTCTTGGTCGGTGGTAACTTAAGCATTGTAACGATTCTTCTACTCTTATTATTTGTAGGCATCGGAGTTAGTCTCAATCTCTTTACAAGAAAGAAATAAGGCTCTTTGTCAACTGTAGTGGGTTGATAAAAAGTTACAGCCTGGAGAGGACCAAATTGGTTCTCTCCTTTTTGATATTCAAAGAGCGATGAGGATTCTCGTTTTAAAATTTTCAAAGTTCCGGAAGCCAAAAGCATTTCGCTTAATGACTTTGATGAGGATATTTGTGGTCTCAAGTTTTGCTTTTGAGTAGGGAAGTACAAGTGCATTAATGATCTTATCCTGATCTCTCAAAAAGGTCCTAAAAATGGTCTGGAAGATTGGATTGACAGAAGAAATAGTTTCCTTGATTAATTCAAAGAAATAATCAGCGTGCTTCTCTTGAAAATGAAAGAGTAAAAGCTGATAGAGTTCATAGTGATCTCTAAGATCTTGAGAGTAAGAGAGAAGTTTTTCGAGAATCTCTTTATTGGTTAAATGCGACTGAAATGTTGGACGATAAAATCGTTTACTGCTCAGCGTATAGTTATCCTGTTGAATGAGTTTCCAGTAACGTTTCAGTGCTTTATATTCGTGCGATCTTCTATCAAACTGATTCATAATTTGGATGCGTACGCGATTCATTGCTCGGCTGAGATGCTGGATAATATAAAAACGATCGAGAACGATTTTAGCATTTGGAAAAAATTTTCTAGCAATATCGTAGTAGGGACTAAACATGTCCATGGTAATGACTTTCACGCGACTTCTTACCTGTCTAGAATACCGAAGGAAATGATTGCGAATAGTTGCTTGAGTCCGTCCATCTAAGATAGCTAGGATCTTTCTTGTATCGTAGTCCTGTGCAATAAAGCTCATCTTTCCTTTCTTGAAGCTATATTCATCCCAACTCATGTGTTCTGGAAGGTGGTTAAGATCAGTCTTAAATTTGAATTTATGTAACTGACGAATGACTGTAGAAGTGGAGACAGATAAACTTTCGGCGATAGCTGTCATAGGGACTTTCTCGATTAATTTTTGAGTGATTTTCTGGTTGACGATCGTTGAGATTTGGTGGTTCTTTTTGACTAAGGAAGTCTCTGCGACAGCTATTTTTCCGCATACTTTACAACGAAAACGGCGTTTTCTCAATCGAATGAGAGTTTTGTAGCCCGCACACTCTAGATAGGGAATTTTAGATTCTTTTTGGAAGTCATATTTAGCCATTTGTCCTTGACAGTCGAGACACTTAGGAGCAGGATAATCTAGCTTAGCGATGATTTCTTTATGTGTTTTAGAATCCAGATAATTCAAGATTATAATGTTCTTGTCTTTAATTCCGAGTAAGTTTGTGATAAAATTTAATTGTTCCATAAGATTCTTTCTAATGATGGTTTGGTCACTTTTCATTATAGGTCTTATGGGACTTTTTTTCTACAACAAAATAGGCTCCATAATTCCTATGGTAGTTTTACCCACTACAGAAATTATAGAGCCAGAAATAATCAAGGTAAGGATCCGTAAGGATCCTTTTTGTTTTCTTGTGAGATGGTGTGATTTGTAGTATAATAAAGTTATCTTTACCAAGTGGGGAAGGAGATTTATGAAGAAGGTTCAAGTCATTTTTAGTCTATTATTGTTGTGTCTTTTTCTTAACTCAGGTGATGTCCGAGCAGATGATGGAAGTCTTGAAATTAATAATCAAACCATCCATGATCAAGGGAACAGTCCTCAGACTACTAAGTCTAAGAATATTCCTGAATTATTTTTAGAAGATAGTGTGAAGAAAGAAAAACAGCTACAAAAAGCACAGCAAGAGAATGTTCATCAAGCGCAGTCCTCTCTTTTTACCGGGACTAAAGATACTAATAGTTTTCAGAGTCAGGATAAGGTGACGCGTGGCTTGTTTCAAGCAGATTATAGAGCAGATGAAGCAATTTTGACTGGAGAGAGCACCTCTAACACTTCGCTACCTACTTGGCTATCTATTTTAGGATTTGGAATAGGTCTACTTGGAGTGACCTATCTAGGTGTTTGGCTAGGTAGGAAGTACTCAAAAGTGCTTCGTTTTAAGAAGGAGAGTGTGTGATGAAGACAATTACGGTTGGTATAAAATGGAGAGACCAAATATATGATTTGAAACTTCCAACGCAGGTTTCATTCAAGAGAGTAAAAGAGCTGATATGTGAGTCATTTTCAATGATGAACCAAGAGCTACCAAGTCACTTTGATCTTCAAGTGACTAATAAATCAATTGCCTTTTATGATGATGACCAGATAGCGGACTTTCCTTTAGGAAACGGAGATCAATTAGAAATTGTAGGGAGAAAGAAATGAAAGTACAAGAGACAAGTATCCAATCCAAGTGGTCGAAAGAGGCTGGTGAACTAGAGATTAAGTTATCCGCTAATCAATTTCAACTGAATCGGATGAAGCAGTATCGATTCTTTTTAGAAAGCACGGCACATTTAGCTCAAGGAGCAGTGAAAGAAGAGGCAGAAGAGGTCGTTCGTCTTTCTTACCAAATTCCAGCAGGTTATCAGTCGATTCGAGAAGCTGTTGAAAATAAAGAAATCTTAGAACGCCTTCATCTTTTTCAAAAGTTACAATTCTTAAAAGAAACTGTCGATCAGCCTATGAAACCCTTTATTCACCCAGATAATCTGTTTGTGAGCGGGGAAAGTGTCCTTTTAGGACATAGAGGGATGACAGATAGTGTGGTTCCTTTTTCGCTCATGAAAGAGGACTTGTTAAAGCAATATAAGGCTTTAGCTGTGTTCATTTTACAACCTAAGCTCAACTTTGAAGAGTTAATTGATAGTCTTACGACGGTAAAAAATGCTTTTGCGGAAACTCTTTTTAAAGCGGAGACTTTTGATGAAGTAGACCATCTTATTAGTGAGCAGGCTCGTATCCAAGAAGAGAAGCGTCAAAAGGAAAAACTGCTTGTCTCGAAAAGGAACTATCAATTGTTTAAATGGGGTTCTTTAGGACTCGCAATTGTAACAGTTGCGATGGGGATTGCAACAGGTATTTATGCTTTTTATGTGGTGCCTAAGCAGGATAAAATCATTCAGGCTGAGACGAGTTACATTGCTAAGGATTATACGGCAGTGGTAGAAGGTCTTAAGTCAGAAGCTCCAAATAGTCTTCCGAAGGGAGTCCAGTATACACTTGCGGCTAGCTCGT of Streptococcus oralis contains these proteins:
- a CDS encoding ISL3 family transposase (programmed frameshift), coding for MEQLNFITNLLGIKDKNIIILNYLDSKTHKEIIAKLDYPAPKCLDCQGQMAKYDFQKESKIPYLECAGYKTLIRLRKRRFRCKVCGKIAVAETSLVKKNHQISTIVNQKITQKLIEKVPMTAIAESLSVSTSTVIRQLHKFKFKTDLNHLPEHMSWDEYSFKKGKMSFIAQDYDTRKILAILDGRTQATIRNHFLRYSRQVRSRVKVITMDMFSPYYDIARKFFPNAKIVLDRFYIIQHLSRAMNRVRIQIMNQFDRRSHEYKALKRYWKLIQQDNYTLSSKRFYRPTFQSHLTNKEILEKLLSYSQDLRDHYELYQLLLFHFQEKHADYFFELIKETISSVNPIFQTIFRTFLRDQDKIINALVLPYSKAKLETTNILIKVIKRNAFGFRNFENFKTRILIALNIKKERTNLVLSRL
- a CDS encoding type VII secretion EssA family protein; translation: MKKVQVIFSLLLLCLFLNSGDVRADDGSLEINNQTIHDQGNSPQTTKSKNIPELFLEDSVKKEKQLQKAQQENVHQAQSSLFTGTKDTNSFQSQDKVTRGLFQADYRADEAILTGESTSNTSLPTWLSILGFGIGLLGVTYLGVWLGRKYSKVLRFKKESV
- a CDS encoding EsaB/YukD family protein → MKTITVGIKWRDQIYDLKLPTQVSFKRVKELICESFSMMNQELPSHFDLQVTNKSIAFYDDDQIADFPLGNGDQLEIVGRKK
- the essB gene encoding type VII secretion protein EssB, which translates into the protein MKVQETSIQSKWSKEAGELEIKLSANQFQLNRMKQYRFFLESTAHLAQGAVKEEAEEVVRLSYQIPAGYQSIREAVENKEILERLHLFQKLQFLKETVDQPMKPFIHPDNLFVSGESVLLGHRGMTDSVVPFSLMKEDLLKQYKALAVFILQPKLNFEELIDSLTTVKNAFAETLFKAETFDEVDHLISEQARIQEEKRQKEKLLVSKRNYQLFKWGSLGLAIVTVAMGIATGIYAFYVVPKQDKIIQAETSYIAKDYTAVVEGLKSEAPNSLPKGVQYTLAASSLELDNLTQEQKEAVSRNLSQKSSENTLSYWIYIGRGELEKALDIAQNIGDIQYILHAYTKLYDQVNTDSTMSGAKKRELLEKYQKEIDKLQEQLNGSSKANSTSKETKNGN